The nucleotide window GAAGTAGAGATCGATAAACTTCACGCCCTGCGTTACGCTGACTCCGTCTCCATGACGTTAAGCTGGCAACGCCAGGCGTAAACCTGGAGGTTGTATGAAGATTCTGCTGACTGGCGGTACCGGCCTGATTGGTTGCCATCTCATTCCACGCCTGCAAGCATTGCACCACGACATCACCGTGGTCACGCGCAGCCCGGAAAAAGCACGTCAGTTGCTGGGTGTGGGTATCGACATCTGGAAAAGTCTGGCAGAACTGCAGAATCTGGACGGCTTTGACGCCGTCATCAACCTCGCAGGCGAGCCCATCGCCGACAAACGCTGGACGGAAGAGCAAAAACAGCTGTTGTGCAGCAGCCGCTGGAATATCACGGAAAGGCTGGTTGAGCTTATCCGTAACAGCCACACTCCGCCGTCGGTGCTCATTTCTGGCTCGGCTGCGGGATACTACGGCGATCTCGGTGAAGTGGTGGTAACCGAAGATGAGCCACCCCACAACGAATTTACCCATAAACTCTGCGCCCAGTGGGAACGCATCGCCTGCGCTGCACAAAGCGACAAAACCCGCGTCTGCCTGCTACGTACTGGCGTCGTCCTTTCCCCGAAAGGTGGCATTCTGACAAAGATGCTTCCCCTCTTTAAACTCGGCCTCGGCGGGCCAATCGGCAATGGTCGCCAGTATCTCGCCTGGATCCATATCGACGATATGGTAAACGGCATTCTCTGGCTACTGGATAACGATCTGAGCGGGCCTTTTAATATGGTGTCGCCGTACCCGGTGCGTAATGAACAATTTGCTCACTCACTGGGGCATGCCCTGCATCGCCCGGCGATTTTGCGCGTACCTGCCACGGTGATCCGCCTGATGATGGGCGAAGCCTCGGTGCTGGTGCTGGGTGGACAGCGCGCGCTGCCAAAACGGCTGGAAGCGGCCGGGTTTGCGTTTCGCTGGTATGACTTAGAAGAAGCGCTGGAGGATGCGGTGGGTTAAAGCCCACCTTTGGGTATGCTACAGTGATACGCCACACTCTCTCGCAAGGCAGCGTAACGATGGCAACCATCACCACATCCCGGCTTCATCTCACCCCGTTCGAACCTTCTGACTGGGCGTTCTTCCGTTCGCTGCGCGAAGACCGTGCCATCATGCGCTATATGGCTGCCATCGCCCCGGAAAAAGAGACCCGACGCCTGTTCGCTGCGCGTCTGGCTGCCCCGCATATTTTTGTGATCCGTTTTCGCAATGCTGGAACCCCGCTTGGCGATATTGGCCTGCAAATCAGCACAGAGAACCGTGAGGAAGCGGATATTGGTTACACCGTTGTACCTGCCGCACAGGGAAAAGGGATCGCCAGCGAGGCACTGCGCGCGGTGTGTGACTACGCCTTTAACCAGGCGGGTGTTAAAGCGGTTAACGCGTATGTGCTGGCAGATAACCGCGGGTCGGTACGGGTGCTGGAGAAAGCGGGTTTTGTGCGCACGCAGGTACTGGAAAAAGCATATGAGATTGATGGCGTGCGGTATGACGACTGGGTGTATCGGCTGGAGTGTGGTGCGGTTTGATGCCCTCACCCCAGCCCTCTCCCACAGGGAGAGGGAGAAAACCACCGGGCGACCCCCTCTCCCACAGGGAGAGGGAAGAAGGGCAAAACCTACTTCAACGACCCTTTCAGGAACTGCTGCAAGCGAGGGCTTTGCGGGTTGGCTAACACCTCATCCGGATGCCCCTGCTCTTCGATTTTGCCCTGATGCAGGAAGATGACGTGGTTTGAGACGTTACGGGCAAAGCCCATTTCGTGTGTCACCACCACCATCGTTTTTCCCTCTTCGGCCAGTTTTTGCATGATACGCAGCACTTCGCCAACGAGCTCAGGGTCAAGCGCGGAAGTCGGCTCATCAAACAGCAACACTTCTGGCTCCATCGCCAGCGCACGAGCGATAGAAACACGCTGCTGCTGACCGCCGGAGAGATGCACCGGGTATTTTATCTGCTGGCGTTCGTCAATGCCCACCTTCGCCAGGTATTTCACCGCACGTTCGCGGGCTTCCTGCTTGCTTAAGCCCAGCACCTGAACCGGTGCTTCCATCACGTTCTCCAGCACCGTCATGTGGCTCCAGAGGTTGAAGTGCTGGAACACCATCGTCAGGCGAGTGCGCAGCAGGCGCAGCTGATTCTTATCTGCCACCTTCAACTGGCCGTCTTTATCACGTACCAGGTTGATGTTCTGCCCGCTCACCACAATGGAGCCTTCACTCGGTTTCTCGAGGAAGTTAATGCAGCGCAGGAACGTACTTTTACCGGAACCCGATGAGCCGATAATACTGATTACATCGCCCGCATTAGCCTGCAGCGACACCCCTTTCAGCACTTCATGTTCGCCGTAGCGTTTGTGCAAATCAATAACGTTTAATTTGTTCTCAGCCATCATCTTTCTCAGTGCGTCGAAGAAGGTTTTATATGCTGCAACCAGCGTTTTTCAGCCTTACGGAACAGGCTAATGAGGACATATGAAATAATCAAATAAAGCACTGCCGCAATGCCAAACGCGGTAAATGGCTGATAGGTTGCGGAGTTAATGTCACGGGCGATTTTGAGCAGATCCGGCACCGTCGCGGTAAAGGCCAGCGCGGTGGAGTGCAGCATCAGAATCACTTCGTTACTGTAGGCAGGCAGCGCAATGCGCAGCGCCGACGGCAGAATGATGCAACGGTAAAGTTTCACCGACGAGAAGCCATACGCGCGTGCCGCTTCAATTTCACCATAAGGTACAGAACGAATGGCCCCGGCGAAAATCTCGGTGGTGTAGGCGCAGGTATTGAGCGTTAACGCCAGTACCGTACAGTTCAGGCCACTGCGGAAGAACGCGTTCAGCATCTCAGTGCCTTTCACAATCTCCAGCGTGTACATCCCCGAATAGAACACCAGCAGTTGCACGTACAGCGGTGTACCGCGAAACACATAGGTGAACAGCCAGATCGGGAAGCGGATAAATTTATTGTTCGACACCCGGCCAATGGCAAGAAACACTGCCAGAATGCCGCCCATCGCCACGGAAGAAATCAGCAGCCACAGCGTAATGGCCACGCCGGTAAAGCGATAGCCATCTGTCCACAGCAGGGATTTCCAGTATTCCTGAATAATCTCAATCACAGGTCAGCCCTCTTCACACCCACGGAGTAGCGACGTTCGAGCAGAAGCAGCACACCATTGGAGACGGTCGTAAAGACCAGATAGATAGCGCCACATACCACCGCAAAGTAGAACGGTTCCCAGGTACTCTTGCCTGCAAGCTGGGTCGCTTTTACGACATCTTCCAGGCCGAGCAGAGAAACCAGCGCCGTCGCCTTGAGGATAACCTGCCAGTTATTGCCGATACCCGGCAACGCATAGCGCATCATGGCCGGGAACATAATCCGGCGAAACGTCTGTGAGGAGGTGAAACCAAACGCAGTCGCTGCTTCAATGTGCCCTTTCGGCACGGCCATGTAAGCACCGCGGAAAGTTTCCGTGAAGTACGCACCGTAGATAAAACCGAGGGTAATAATACCGGCCACCATCGGGTCGATATCAATTTGCTCCATGCCAATAGCGTCAGTGATACCATTAAGCGCAATCTGCAAACCGTAAAAGATTAGCAGCATCAGCACCAGGTCAGGAACACCGCGAATCAGCGTGGTATAGCCTTCAAAAATGAGCGCCAGCGGTTTATTTGCCGACAACTTCGCCCCCGCGCCCGCCAGGCCTATCAGCACCGCCAGTACCACGGAGCTGATAGCCAGCTCAAGGGTGACAAGCGCGCCCTGTAAAATAACGCCAGAAAATCCGTACAGCATACCGCGTGCCCTGTCGTATCGTGAGTGGTGGAACCGTGTCTTTTCCCCTCCCCAAACGGGAGGGGCCGCACGTTATTTGACGTGGTGATTAGCCGCCGTAAACATTAAAATCGAAATATTTTTTTGCCAGCTTGTCGTAAGTGCCGTCAGCGCGCATTTCTGCAAACGCCTTGTTCAGCGCTTCACGCA belongs to Enterobacter cloacae and includes:
- a CDS encoding epimerase — its product is MKILLTGGTGLIGCHLIPRLQALHHDITVVTRSPEKARQLLGVGIDIWKSLAELQNLDGFDAVINLAGEPIADKRWTEEQKQLLCSSRWNITERLVELIRNSHTPPSVLISGSAAGYYGDLGEVVVTEDEPPHNEFTHKLCAQWERIACAAQSDKTRVCLLRTGVVLSPKGGILTKMLPLFKLGLGGPIGNGRQYLAWIHIDDMVNGILWLLDNDLSGPFNMVSPYPVRNEQFAHSLGHALHRPAILRVPATVIRLMMGEASVLVLGGQRALPKRLEAAGFAFRWYDLEEALEDAVG
- a CDS encoding N-acetyltransferase GCN5 yields the protein MATITTSRLHLTPFEPSDWAFFRSLREDRAIMRYMAAIAPEKETRRLFAARLAAPHIFVIRFRNAGTPLGDIGLQISTENREEADIGYTVVPAAQGKGIASEALRAVCDYAFNQAGVKAVNAYVLADNRGSVRVLEKAGFVRTQVLEKAYEIDGVRYDDWVYRLECGAV
- a CDS encoding histidine/lysine/arginine/ornithine ABC transporter ATP-binding protein HisP, with the protein product MAENKLNVIDLHKRYGEHEVLKGVSLQANAGDVISIIGSSGSGKSTFLRCINFLEKPSEGSIVVSGQNINLVRDKDGQLKVADKNQLRLLRTRLTMVFQHFNLWSHMTVLENVMEAPVQVLGLSKQEARERAVKYLAKVGIDERQQIKYPVHLSGGQQQRVSIARALAMEPEVLLFDEPTSALDPELVGEVLRIMQKLAEEGKTMVVVTHEMGFARNVSNHVIFLHQGKIEEQGHPDEVLANPQSPRLQQFLKGSLK
- a CDS encoding histidine/lysine/arginine/ornithine ABC transporter permease HisM, translating into MIEIIQEYWKSLLWTDGYRFTGVAITLWLLISSVAMGGILAVFLAIGRVSNNKFIRFPIWLFTYVFRGTPLYVQLLVFYSGMYTLEIVKGTEMLNAFFRSGLNCTVLALTLNTCAYTTEIFAGAIRSVPYGEIEAARAYGFSSVKLYRCIILPSALRIALPAYSNEVILMLHSTALAFTATVPDLLKIARDINSATYQPFTAFGIAAVLYLIISYVLISLFRKAEKRWLQHIKPSSTH
- a CDS encoding histidine/lysine/arginine/ornithine ABC transporter permease HisQ, with the protein product MLYGFSGVILQGALVTLELAISSVVLAVLIGLAGAGAKLSANKPLALIFEGYTTLIRGVPDLVLMLLIFYGLQIALNGITDAIGMEQIDIDPMVAGIITLGFIYGAYFTETFRGAYMAVPKGHIEAATAFGFTSSQTFRRIMFPAMMRYALPGIGNNWQVILKATALVSLLGLEDVVKATQLAGKSTWEPFYFAVVCGAIYLVFTTVSNGVLLLLERRYSVGVKRADL